GCTGCCTCCGAACTCTCAATCACAAACTTTGCTTTAGCGAATGCGCCCGGCTGAAGTCTCTGATCCAGATTCGGTACCGACACCTCTACGGTGAATGTCCGCGTCTGCGGATCCGCCGCCGAAGCTACCCGCGTTACAATGCAGGTGTAATTGCTGTCGGCCATTGCCAGATGCAATTCGCCTGTCATTCCTACCGAAAACTTCTCCGCAAGACCTGCCGGAACTCCAAATGACATTCGCAGCGTATCCGTCCGGGCGACTCGCGCCGCTACCTTTCCCGCCGGAGGGATGTCGCCAACCAGCACATTCAATTCGACCAGCGTTCCGCTGATTGGCGAAGTAATCTCCACCATTTCCCGCGCCGCTGCAAAATTCGCCCGCGATACCTCGTATGCGCTCTCAGCTTGATCAAACTGTGTCTCGCTGATCGCCTTCTCTTCAAAGAGATACTTCATTTTGTTGAACGTTTTCTCAGCGTTCTCGAATGTCGATTTAGCCTGGAAATAGCTCGAGGATGCGCCACTCTTATCCAGAAACACCACCACGTCGCCTGACTTCACTTTGTCGCCGATCTTATGCGGAAGCGCTGTTACGGCTTCTGACAACCTCACATATAGATCTGCCTGCTTGATACCGACTAGTCCGCCGCCAAACTCGCGCTCGACCTCGATTCGACCAATCTCGGCAGCCGCCGTCTTGACCGGAATTGTCGGCAACGGCGTCGCCAGCTCGGCGTCAGAATTGTTTCCGCATGACGCCAACATCGCGGCAGCCAGTAATATTAGTAACCACCTGCTTCTCATCTATTGCTCCTTAAGTGCATCGAAATTATCCGAACCTGTAACCCGCTGAAGTCTATAAACCGCCAGCGCGACATCGTGAGTTGCCTGCACGTGATTTGTGCGCGCCAATGTCAACGCCGACTCCGATGAAAGTATTTCCAGTTGCGTACCGACACCATTCTGGTATCGAATCCTTGCGATTCGCAACCCTTCTTCTGCTTGTTCAATCGTCTTAAGCTGCGACTGCAGTCGCTCTACCGCTTCACTGTAGCGCAGGTATGCGTCGCGAACCTGAAATTCAACCTGCTCACGAGTTTTTTCATATCCCAACTCGGCTTGCAGCTTGTCGACCTTTGCTTTTCTGACCGATGCCTTGGTCGAGAATCCATTGAAGATTGGATAGGACAACGATATCGAAGCGACCCAATTCGGCGACCAGTCCTTGCCGTTTAGCCCAAGATCATCCGACTGGTAACGCCAGCCATATTGACTAACAAAATCAAACTTTGGCGAACCTTCCGACTTGGCAATTCCCACAGCGCGTCTGGTGATTTCCTTCAAGTGCTCCCTCTGCCTCAGCGACGCCCGATTGGCAACAGCTAATTCTGTCAACCGCACAAGGTTCAGGGTCTGAACATTCGAACTTGCATCATAGGAGTACTGAAGCTCCAGCGGCTCCGTCAGATCCATTGAAAGCAGATTTCTCAGCGCGTGCAGCGCCAGTTCCGATTGATTTTGCGCTTGCAGTAGTTGCGGACGCAAGTTCGCGACCTCAACCTCGGCGCGGAGTTTTTCATATTCTGAAACAACCCCCTGGGACTGCATCTTATCAACCATCTCCAGATTCAATTCCGCCGTTGCCAAAGCGTCGCGGTAAACGCTAACAACGTCGCGAGCCAGAATCACATCCAGAAACGTATTCCGAACCGCAAATGCAATCTCCGCTCCCGTTTCGTTGACGGCCTCTTCGACATACTTCCTGTAGGTGTGAGCAATCTTGATTGCCGCCAGTACCTTGCCGCCTTGCCAAATCGGCTGCGTCACGGTCAACCCTGCATCAATTTGATTGTCCGACCCCATCTTGAACGTCTGCCCTCCAAACACCACCTCTGGCACCAACAGATAGCGCGAATAGGTCGAACCCAGGCTCAGATGCGGGTACGCATCAGCCGTCGCCTTCTGTATTTCAGCTTCGGCTTTTTCAAGCTCCGAACGCGCTATCAGGTAATCCTGATTACTACGCAATGCCTCGGCTACGGCATCCTCAATAGTTAGTGTCCGCGCCGTCGCCTGATCTGCAACTATCCCCGACAACACGACGAACATCACCAAGGCCAACAGCCTCGCAACTATTTTCATCTCATAAGTCCCTTCAACGTAATTTCCACAGCCTCTCGGATATCTTTGCGACGGGAGTGGCCTTTGCCATAAAGCTGGCGTTCAACTATCAGTTTCATTAGCGATAGAAAATATTCTGCCGCGAATTCCGAATCGACCTTCTTGATGCGCCCGGCGCGAATATCTTCCTTCACAGTGGCGGCAATTACCTTCAAAAAGTGATGATACCCGGCATCCATATCCAACTTGACTTTGAGCCGCACTTCCGGCTGCTCAATCATCATCACCCGGTAATAATTCGGATATTCGACAAAAAAGTCAACAAATTGTGTCAATCCCGTCGTGATATGCTCAGCTACTTCGCATTTCTCTTCTACGAGATTGGCAAATCGTTGCAGTAGAGCGGTATGCCCCCGTTCAACTACTGCCGCAAACAGCTCCAATTTCGATGGGAAATGACGGTATATCGTCCCCTTGCCCGTGCCTGCCAATTCCGCAATTGCATCGACATTGCAGGTGTCGTAACCGTGGGTCGCAAACGATTCTAACGCCGCATCGAGAATCATCTCTTTGCGCTCGTTTTCCGGCAAATTGCGCCGTTTTGGCTTGATTGGTTCTCTTAACATTGTCTATTAGACGGACTGGTCAGTCCGTTTGTTCCGAAAAAAAACCATTATATCCACTTTTTTCTTTTGAAGAACCACAGAAGCCCGACAATTACCCCCACAATCAGAAGTACCGCAAAAGGATAGCCGAATTTCCACCGGAATTCCGGTATCGTCTCGAAATTCATTCCGTAGAACCCTACAATGAATGTTGCCGGGAGAAATAACGCCGAAAGTATCGTCAGAAACTTGATTACGGCATTGGTCTTGGTCGATACCATCGAGAAGTACAAATCCATTGCCGAGTTGATCGAGTCGCGCTGATTATCCGCGGTAGAAATCATCACATGCAGATGGTCATTGATATCCGAAAAGTAAATCGCCGCTTTCGGTGTTATTACATCAAACTTCTCTCTTGTAAACTGCGACATGATTTCCGACTGCGGCACAATCACGCGCCGGATAATCGCCAAATCTCGCCTGATCCGGAACATCTTCTTGAGAATATCCTGATCTGGATCTTCGAACACTTCCGCCTCTACCCCGTCTACTTCCTTCTCCATGGTGTTCTGCGCGCTGAAGTACGTGTCAACGATATGATCGAGCATCGTATGGAACAAAAAGTCCGCACCGCGTGAAATCAGCCGGCTGTCGCGCTGAAGCCTCTGCGCCACTGAATCCAGCGATGGTACCTGATGGAAATGCACTGTCACGACTGCATTCTGCGTCAGAAACAGCCCGATGCCCTTTGCCTCGATCTCGGTTTCCTGCACCGGTGGACCAAGTACTTGCACAATCGTGAACAAGTATGTGTCGTAATCATCTATTTTGGGATGCGACATTTCCGACAGAACGTCTTCAATCGCCAGAGGATGGAACTTGAACTCCGATGTCAGGACATACGACTCTTCGTCGGTCGGCGAGGACAAATCAACCCACAGCACACTGTCGCGTCGTGCGCAAAGCTTCTGGAATTCGCTAATTCCTTCGGCATAATTCAATCCGTCGTCGGTGGTATAGTAAAATGACCTGATCATCGCGGTTTCTCCGCCGTTTGCCACCAATTCTTAAGTGTACGCACGGCAATGTTCACATCTCGGGCGGTCGTGCAGGTTCTTGACCGGCCGCGCTTGGGAAGTGGGTAATTAGGCTGTTTTTAGCCCTTTGTCAAGGTTGAAGTGTCTCCGTCGTGTCTGCCTTCTGAGCCTCAATTTCGGCCTCGGCGCGGAGCTTCTTGAAGGTAATGTGATTCGTAAACAGGAAGTATATCCCGATGACAAAGACCGGAACAATATCCATGAAATGCAACACCAAACTGAACGCGGCTGCTTCTGCCCTTGGCACCTTAAACAGCTCATGCAGTACACTGATTACGATAATCTGGAACGAACCGATGTTTCCTGGCGATATCGGTATCATCAGGAGAAACGAGTTGATAATTACCACTACCACGCCCGCCCACGCCGGAATGTCAAGTTTGAATGCCAGGATCAGTGTGACTGCAACCAGCACATGGAATAACCACACCAATATCGAATAATAGCTGACCTCAAGGATTCCCCGACCACTCTTGAGCGAGGTCAACCCGCTGATCATCGACTGCGTCCATTTCTGCAGTTTCGTATACAGATTGGGGAAACGGCGCTTGATTCGCGTCTTGCCAAAATACTCCAGCGCCCTCTTATTCCGCCAAACCAGGAAGGCGACGCATAGGAATACGCCAATCCCGATTGCCGCGTAAATCTCCGCCTGTCTCAGCCAAACCGGGAAGGCAAAGATAAACGAAGCCAGATAGACGAGTACTATCAAGCTGATTCCGTCAAAAAGCACTTCCATCGCCACGGTCGTGAAGCACAGCGTCTTGGAGAGCCCTTCAGCCTTTGAAAGCATGACAATCCGCCCCGCCTGCCCGGTCAATGCCGGCAACGAAAGATTGATCATCTGCCCGACATGGAACAAAGCAAACATGCGCGTCTTTGACACAGGCTTGACTTCTCGAATCAGAGCCCGCCAACGCATCCCCTTGGCCCAGTTCATTGGTACGGCCGCACCAAACGACGCTAATAGATAGAGATAGTTGAGTTGGGCGATACTTGTCCACAACTCGCGCAGATTAACTTTGTAGAAGCTTAAGAATAGCAGGCCAATTGCCACCGCTACTCCCAAGACCTTCTTCCAATCCAGATTTTTGATCAATACCTCAGTCTTAATGCGATTCAATTGAAGAGCGAATAATAGTGTTCAATTGTGGTAGTGTCAACGAATTAGAGCGGGTTAGGATCAAGGGGAAACAAGTCCGGCTTTGACGCAAAGCGGCCGTCAAATGGTGACAACGTCTGAACGTCGCACCCAACCCTTCAATTGATTGGCAAACAACGCCAGATAGTAGTCCGGACGGCTTTCGAGAATTGTGAACATTAACCCCTCATGCGCTTCAAACTGCAATTCAAACTCATCCCCAGGTCCCGACATGATTTCCGTTTGTTCGACC
The sequence above is a segment of the bacterium genome. Coding sequences within it:
- the corA gene encoding magnesium/cobalt transporter CorA, which encodes MIRSFYYTTDDGLNYAEGISEFQKLCARRDSVLWVDLSSPTDEESYVLTSEFKFHPLAIEDVLSEMSHPKIDDYDTYLFTIVQVLGPPVQETEIEAKGIGLFLTQNAVVTVHFHQVPSLDSVAQRLQRDSRLISRGADFLFHTMLDHIVDTYFSAQNTMEKEVDGVEAEVFEDPDQDILKKMFRIRRDLAIIRRVIVPQSEIMSQFTREKFDVITPKAAIYFSDINDHLHVMISTADNQRDSINSAMDLYFSMVSTKTNAVIKFLTILSALFLPATFIVGFYGMNFETIPEFRWKFGYPFAVLLIVGVIVGLLWFFKRKKWI
- a CDS encoding efflux RND transporter periplasmic adaptor subunit; its protein translation is MRSRWLLILLAAAMLASCGNNSDAELATPLPTIPVKTAAAEIGRIEVEREFGGGLVGIKQADLYVRLSEAVTALPHKIGDKVKSGDVVVFLDKSGASSSYFQAKSTFENAEKTFNKMKYLFEEKAISETQFDQAESAYEVSRANFAAAREMVEITSPISGTLVELNVLVGDIPPAGKVAARVARTDTLRMSFGVPAGLAEKFSVGMTGELHLAMADSNYTCIVTRVASAADPQTRTFTVEVSVPNLDQRLQPGAFAKAKFVIESSEAALRVPQSSLLSQEGVYSLFVVKNDTAYARTVTLGLKNETTIEILSGLEAGDEVVYLGQGFLSNGYPVVRSEK
- a CDS encoding TolC family protein; protein product: MKIVARLLALVMFVVLSGIVADQATARTLTIEDAVAEALRSNQDYLIARSELEKAEAEIQKATADAYPHLSLGSTYSRYLLVPEVVFGGQTFKMGSDNQIDAGLTVTQPIWQGGKVLAAIKIAHTYRKYVEEAVNETGAEIAFAVRNTFLDVILARDVVSVYRDALATAELNLEMVDKMQSQGVVSEYEKLRAEVEVANLRPQLLQAQNQSELALHALRNLLSMDLTEPLELQYSYDASSNVQTLNLVRLTELAVANRASLRQREHLKEITRRAVGIAKSEGSPKFDFVSQYGWRYQSDDLGLNGKDWSPNWVASISLSYPIFNGFSTKASVRKAKVDKLQAELGYEKTREQVEFQVRDAYLRYSEAVERLQSQLKTIEQAEEGLRIARIRYQNGVGTQLEILSSESALTLARTNHVQATHDVALAVYRLQRVTGSDNFDALKEQ
- a CDS encoding flippase-like domain-containing protein produces the protein MIKNLDWKKVLGVAVAIGLLFLSFYKVNLRELWTSIAQLNYLYLLASFGAAVPMNWAKGMRWRALIREVKPVSKTRMFALFHVGQMINLSLPALTGQAGRIVMLSKAEGLSKTLCFTTVAMEVLFDGISLIVLVYLASFIFAFPVWLRQAEIYAAIGIGVFLCVAFLVWRNKRALEYFGKTRIKRRFPNLYTKLQKWTQSMISGLTSLKSGRGILEVSYYSILVWLFHVLVAVTLILAFKLDIPAWAGVVVVIINSFLLMIPISPGNIGSFQIIVISVLHELFKVPRAEAAAFSLVLHFMDIVPVFVIGIYFLFTNHITFKKLRAEAEIEAQKADTTETLQP
- a CDS encoding TetR/AcrR family transcriptional regulator; the protein is MLREPIKPKRRNLPENERKEMILDAALESFATHGYDTCNVDAIAELAGTGKGTIYRHFPSKLELFAAVVERGHTALLQRFANLVEEKCEVAEHITTGLTQFVDFFVEYPNYYRVMMIEQPEVRLKVKLDMDAGYHHFLKVIAATVKEDIRAGRIKKVDSEFAAEYFLSLMKLIVERQLYGKGHSRRKDIREAVEITLKGLMR